A genomic region of Devosia ginsengisoli contains the following coding sequences:
- a CDS encoding ABC transporter permease, producing the protein MTSIPLTLASGRRLFRSENITPLLLILMVAVLVIAPLIKILLVTLTPEGLAAWQSVLASPLSENLWWRPLLNTLTLGIGVATGCLLLGGFLAWLVVLTDVPGAKFLGVLSTLPFMIPSFAAALAWGTLFRNSRLGGSAGFFEVSGIAIPDWLAWGLLPTLVVLIAHYYSLAYTIIAAALSSIGADLIESAQMAGAKRPRIFFGIILPVVTPALIAAASLTFAGAVSNFAAPALLGLPVRMQTLSTRLFGMIETGNSERGFVLALLLILVSATFLFFSDRLVSGRKAFVTVTGKGGRTKRFALGAWRWPLFVIAVLLGCMTTVVPVLVLAASSLAPQSGALFSNWTLHFWIGEGGGVLAQGTAGIFRNPVLIDALWNTIKLGATVAVITMVIGLALAHTIVRRKGTVLANVLSQLAFMPLLIPSIAFAAAYIALFGAPIGPFPSLYGTFTLLVIAAAAHNLPYAVQSGRSVLGQVSADIEESAKLTGAHPIRRMLVIVFPLAIRGLLAGAILVFVKMVRDLSLVVLLFSATSPVLSMVAYRYASEGFMQFANAITLLILVICLTASLVAQALQARVQKWKQS; encoded by the coding sequence ATGACATCAATACCCCTGACTCTGGCATCCGGCAGGCGACTGTTCCGGTCCGAAAACATCACGCCCCTGCTCCTGATCCTGATGGTGGCGGTGCTCGTCATCGCGCCACTGATCAAGATCCTGCTGGTGACACTGACGCCCGAGGGCCTGGCGGCCTGGCAGTCGGTTCTGGCCAGCCCGCTCTCGGAAAATCTCTGGTGGCGGCCGCTGCTCAATACCTTGACGCTGGGCATCGGCGTGGCCACCGGGTGCCTGTTGCTTGGCGGGTTTCTCGCCTGGCTGGTCGTGCTGACGGATGTGCCGGGGGCGAAATTTCTCGGGGTCCTCTCAACCCTGCCATTCATGATCCCCAGCTTCGCCGCGGCTCTGGCCTGGGGCACGCTGTTCCGCAATTCCCGGCTGGGTGGATCGGCGGGGTTCTTCGAGGTCAGTGGCATCGCCATTCCCGACTGGCTGGCCTGGGGCCTGCTGCCGACGCTGGTCGTGCTGATCGCCCACTATTATTCACTCGCCTATACAATCATCGCGGCTGCGCTGAGCTCGATCGGCGCCGATCTCATCGAATCAGCGCAGATGGCCGGCGCCAAGCGGCCCCGCATTTTCTTCGGCATCATCCTGCCTGTGGTGACCCCGGCCCTGATTGCTGCAGCGTCCCTCACCTTTGCCGGTGCGGTTTCCAACTTCGCGGCGCCGGCCCTGCTCGGCTTGCCGGTGCGCATGCAAACGCTCTCGACGCGCCTCTTCGGCATGATCGAGACCGGCAATAGCGAGCGCGGCTTCGTCCTGGCGCTGTTGCTGATCCTCGTCTCGGCGACGTTCCTGTTCTTCTCCGACCGGCTGGTATCGGGCCGTAAGGCCTTCGTGACCGTGACCGGCAAGGGCGGGCGCACCAAACGCTTTGCGCTGGGTGCCTGGCGCTGGCCGCTTTTCGTCATCGCCGTGCTGCTCGGTTGCATGACCACGGTCGTACCAGTGCTGGTGCTGGCGGCTTCGAGCCTGGCACCCCAGAGCGGCGCGCTGTTCTCCAACTGGACGCTGCATTTCTGGATCGGGGAGGGCGGCGGCGTACTCGCACAGGGCACGGCGGGCATCTTCCGCAACCCGGTGCTGATCGACGCCTTGTGGAACACCATCAAGCTCGGCGCCACTGTGGCTGTCATCACCATGGTGATCGGGCTGGCCCTGGCCCATACCATCGTGCGCCGCAAGGGCACGGTGCTGGCCAATGTGCTGAGCCAACTGGCCTTCATGCCGCTGCTCATTCCCAGCATCGCCTTCGCGGCCGCCTATATCGCGCTGTTCGGTGCGCCGATCGGGCCGTTCCCCTCGCTCTACGGCACGTTCACCCTGCTGGTGATCGCCGCCGCCGCCCATAACCTGCCCTATGCGGTGCAGTCGGGCCGGTCGGTCCTGGGTCAGGTTTCGGCCGATATCGAGGAAAGCGCCAAGCTCACTGGCGCCCATCCGATCCGCCGCATGCTGGTGATCGTCTTTCCGCTCGCCATCCGCGGACTGCTGGCCGGCGCCATCCTGGTCTTCGTCAAGATGGTCCGTGACCTCTCGCTGGTCGTCCTGCTGTTCAGCGCCACCTCGCCGGTGCTGTCCATGGTGGCCTATCGCTATGCGTCGGAAGGCTTCATGCAGTTCGCCAACGCCATCACTCTTCTCATTCTCGTCATCTGCCTCACGGCCTCGCTCGTCGCCCAGGCGCTGCAGGCCCGTGTCCAGAAGTGGAAGCAATCATGA
- a CDS encoding MurR/RpiR family transcriptional regulator, whose protein sequence is MKVLDRVNAHSAKLTDADRKIIATVFDDRAETAFLSGPQLAERASVHEAAATRLAQKLGYKGYPEMRAQLQRELLAGQDAADRMRRSVATVEHGGYLADLIAKEVAALEVLASAVPQSDVDQAADLLFGAKRVFIFGQGHALSVASFLQRRLDRFGMTTVALTGRGRDIAERLVDLDQNDVVFALAFRKQPDSYRALLEQAAEVGAKTILVSDLAGPTMEPKADLMLAAPRGRSGSEFQTPTVPFAIVNGILLTIAGRHEKQMMGKLEKLSKLFDRFD, encoded by the coding sequence ATGAAAGTCCTCGACCGGGTGAATGCCCACTCTGCCAAACTGACCGACGCCGACCGCAAGATCATCGCCACGGTGTTCGACGACCGGGCGGAAACGGCCTTTCTTTCGGGCCCGCAACTGGCCGAACGCGCCAGCGTGCACGAAGCCGCTGCCACGCGCCTGGCGCAGAAGCTGGGCTACAAGGGCTACCCGGAAATGCGGGCCCAGCTGCAGCGCGAATTGCTGGCGGGGCAGGACGCCGCCGACCGCATGCGCCGCTCCGTGGCCACGGTCGAACACGGCGGCTACCTGGCGGACCTGATCGCCAAGGAAGTGGCGGCGCTCGAAGTGCTCGCCAGCGCCGTGCCGCAGTCCGATGTGGACCAGGCGGCCGACCTGCTGTTCGGCGCCAAGCGCGTCTTCATCTTCGGGCAGGGCCATGCTTTGTCCGTGGCGTCGTTCCTGCAGCGCCGTCTTGATCGCTTCGGTATGACCACTGTGGCGCTGACCGGGCGCGGGCGGGACATCGCCGAACGGCTCGTCGATCTCGACCAGAACGACGTGGTCTTCGCGCTGGCTTTCCGCAAGCAGCCCGACAGCTATCGCGCGCTGCTGGAACAGGCAGCCGAGGTCGGCGCCAAGACCATACTCGTTTCCGATCTGGCCGGGCCGACCATGGAGCCCAAGGCCGATCTTATGCTCGCCGCGCCGCGTGGCCGGTCGGGCAGTGAATTCCAGACCCCGACAGTCCCGTTTGCCATCGTCAACGGCATCCTGCTGACGATAGCCGGCCGGCACGAAAAACAAATGATGGGCAAGCTGGAAAAACTGTCGAAGCTGTTCGATCGCTTCGACTAA
- a CDS encoding ABC transporter substrate-binding protein, protein MLNAIKSALLLAAACLPLSAYAQDISAMSPEEALPFLDAMTSEELLPLAQKEGQVVVFSLSSRIARVEAAFEAQYPGVDLVGVDLSSTKQIARVVAEQQAGVYAVDVLYLADTPIVYGDLLAQGRIHNYMPPRVAGEIEPALQQPLAVHRLSTKVLMYNEAAYPDGSPISNLWQLTLPEWRSKVLMVDPSQRGELLDLLTEIALHPDEMAAAYEAQFGSPIQVDGDLQGAGEQFVRDLFENDLILVANSDVLNESVGDVEAADPPVAFGTYSDRRDNEDEGWALQVANDVVPANGILFPAVLTVADKAPHPAAARLVIDFMYGDDSASGGPGFEPFNVPGDYAVRSTITDDPDSVPLDELNAWTIDPAATAAARGRIADLIITLQ, encoded by the coding sequence ATGTTGAACGCTATCAAGTCAGCCCTGCTGCTCGCAGCGGCCTGCCTGCCGCTATCGGCCTATGCCCAGGATATCAGCGCAATGAGCCCCGAGGAAGCGCTGCCGTTTCTGGATGCGATGACATCAGAGGAATTGCTGCCCCTCGCCCAGAAGGAAGGGCAGGTCGTGGTCTTCTCGCTGTCCAGCCGCATTGCCCGCGTCGAGGCGGCGTTCGAGGCGCAGTATCCAGGCGTGGACCTGGTCGGTGTCGATCTGAGTTCCACCAAGCAGATCGCCCGTGTGGTGGCCGAGCAGCAGGCCGGCGTCTATGCCGTCGATGTGCTCTACCTGGCCGATACGCCCATCGTTTATGGCGACCTGCTCGCTCAGGGCCGTATTCACAATTACATGCCGCCGCGCGTGGCCGGCGAAATCGAGCCTGCCTTGCAGCAGCCGCTCGCCGTGCATCGCCTATCCACCAAGGTGCTGATGTATAACGAGGCGGCTTATCCCGATGGCTCGCCTATCAGCAACCTCTGGCAGCTCACCCTGCCTGAATGGCGCAGCAAGGTGCTGATGGTCGATCCCAGCCAGCGCGGCGAACTGCTCGACCTGCTGACCGAAATTGCTCTCCATCCCGACGAGATGGCCGCCGCCTATGAGGCCCAGTTCGGCTCACCGATCCAGGTCGATGGCGACCTGCAGGGGGCCGGCGAGCAATTCGTGCGCGACCTGTTCGAGAACGATCTGATCCTCGTCGCCAATAGCGACGTGCTCAATGAATCGGTGGGCGATGTCGAAGCTGCCGATCCTCCGGTCGCTTTCGGCACCTATTCGGACCGCCGCGACAACGAGGATGAAGGCTGGGCGCTCCAGGTGGCCAATGACGTGGTTCCGGCCAACGGCATCCTGTTCCCCGCCGTCCTGACCGTGGCCGACAAGGCGCCCCATCCGGCGGCGGCACGGCTGGTGATCGACTTCATGTATGGCGACGACAGCGCCAGCGGCGGGCCGGGCTTCGAGCCGTTCAACGTGCCCGGCGACTATGCCGTGCGCTCCACCATCACCGACGATCCGGATTCGGTGCCGCTGGACGAACTCAACGCCTGGACGATCGACCCGGCCGCCACTGCGGCTGCCCGCGGCCGCATCGCCGACCTGATCATTACCCTGCAATAG